Proteins co-encoded in one Bubalus bubalis isolate 160015118507 breed Murrah chromosome 7, NDDB_SH_1, whole genome shotgun sequence genomic window:
- the ADH6 gene encoding alcohol dehydrogenase 6 isoform X1, which yields MSTTGKVIRCKAAIVWKPGGSFSIEEVEVAPPKAKEVRIKMVATALCGTEMKMLKDKNLQHQHYPIIMGHEGAGIVESVGEGVSTVKAGDKVITLFLPQCGECTSCLNSADNFCIKLKQAETYLMSDGTSRFTCKGKPVYHFGNTSTFSEYTVMDEISVAKIDAAAPLEKVFLVSCGFSTGYGGAINTAKVTPGSTCAVFGLGGVGLSVIMGCKAAGATRIIAVDINKDKFEKAKEVGATECINPQDYEKPIQEVLFDLTGDGVDFSFEVIGNPETVAAALASCHESHGVCVIIGLIIGVQLNISGHLFFSGRSLKGSIYGGWKGRDGASKLVSDYMAKKINLDALITHSLNFDKINEAVELMKTGKCVRCVLLL from the exons ATGAGTACTACAGGGAAA GTTATCAGGTGCAAAGCAGCCATAGTCTGGAAGCCTGGTGGATCATTTTCCATTGAGGAGGTAGAAGTGGCTCCACCAAAGGCAAAAGAAGTTCgcataaag ATGGTGGCCACAGCGCTCTGTGGGACCGAGATGAAAATGTTGAAGGATAAAAATCTTCAGCACCAACACTACCCTATCATTATGGGCCATGAAGGAGCTGGAATAGTCGAGAGTGTGGGAGAAGGAGTGAGCACAGTGAAAGCAG GAGATAAAGTTATCACACTCTTTCTACCACAGTGTGGAGAATGCACCTCTTGCCTTAATTCTGCAGACAATTTTTGTATAAAACTCAA ACAGGCAGAAACCTACCTGATGTCTGATGGTACCAGTAGATTTACCTGTAAGGGAAAACCAGTGTACCACTTTGGGAATACAAGCACCTTCTCTGAATACACAGTAATGGATGAAATCTCAGTCGCCAAGATTGATGCAGCTGCACCTCTGGAGAAAGTATTCCTAgttagctgtggtttttctactGGGTATGGTGGTGCAATCAATACTGCCAAG GTGACCCCAGGCTCCACTTGTGCTGTGTTTGGCCTGGGAGGAGTTGGCCTGTCTGTTATCATGGGCTGCAAAGCAGCTGGAGCAACCAGGATCATTGCAGTGGACATCAACAAAGACAAATTTGAGAAGGCAAAGGAAGTGGGTGCCACTGAGTGCATCAACCCACAGGACTATGAGAAACCCATCCAAGAAGTTTTATTTGACCTGACAGGTGATGGTGTGGACTTTAGCTTTGAGGTCATTGGAAATCCAGAAACTGTG GCAGCTGCCCTGGCCTCCTGCCATGAGAGCCATGGGGTCTGCGTGATTATTGGGTTAATCATTGGTGTCCAACTCAACATCAGTGGCCACTTGTTCTTCTCAGGACGCTCTTTAAAGGGATCTATTTATGGAG GCTGGAAAGGCAGAGATGGTGCCTCTAAACTGGTTTCTGATTATATGGCAAAGAAGATTAACCTAGATGCACTAATTACCCATTCTCTGAATTTTGACAAAATCAATGAAGCAGTTGAATtaatgaaaactggaaaatg tgTCCGCTGTGTCCTGTTACTTTAA
- the ADH6 gene encoding alcohol dehydrogenase 6 isoform X2 codes for MVATALCGTEMKMLKDKNLQHQHYPIIMGHEGAGIVESVGEGVSTVKAGDKVITLFLPQCGECTSCLNSADNFCIKLKQAETYLMSDGTSRFTCKGKPVYHFGNTSTFSEYTVMDEISVAKIDAAAPLEKVFLVSCGFSTGYGGAINTAKVTPGSTCAVFGLGGVGLSVIMGCKAAGATRIIAVDINKDKFEKAKEVGATECINPQDYEKPIQEVLFDLTGDGVDFSFEVIGNPETVAAALASCHESHGVCVIIGLIIGVQLNISGHLFFSGRSLKGSIYGGWKGRDGASKLVSDYMAKKINLDALITHSLNFDKINEAVELMKTGKCVRCVLLL; via the exons ATGGTGGCCACAGCGCTCTGTGGGACCGAGATGAAAATGTTGAAGGATAAAAATCTTCAGCACCAACACTACCCTATCATTATGGGCCATGAAGGAGCTGGAATAGTCGAGAGTGTGGGAGAAGGAGTGAGCACAGTGAAAGCAG GAGATAAAGTTATCACACTCTTTCTACCACAGTGTGGAGAATGCACCTCTTGCCTTAATTCTGCAGACAATTTTTGTATAAAACTCAA ACAGGCAGAAACCTACCTGATGTCTGATGGTACCAGTAGATTTACCTGTAAGGGAAAACCAGTGTACCACTTTGGGAATACAAGCACCTTCTCTGAATACACAGTAATGGATGAAATCTCAGTCGCCAAGATTGATGCAGCTGCACCTCTGGAGAAAGTATTCCTAgttagctgtggtttttctactGGGTATGGTGGTGCAATCAATACTGCCAAG GTGACCCCAGGCTCCACTTGTGCTGTGTTTGGCCTGGGAGGAGTTGGCCTGTCTGTTATCATGGGCTGCAAAGCAGCTGGAGCAACCAGGATCATTGCAGTGGACATCAACAAAGACAAATTTGAGAAGGCAAAGGAAGTGGGTGCCACTGAGTGCATCAACCCACAGGACTATGAGAAACCCATCCAAGAAGTTTTATTTGACCTGACAGGTGATGGTGTGGACTTTAGCTTTGAGGTCATTGGAAATCCAGAAACTGTG GCAGCTGCCCTGGCCTCCTGCCATGAGAGCCATGGGGTCTGCGTGATTATTGGGTTAATCATTGGTGTCCAACTCAACATCAGTGGCCACTTGTTCTTCTCAGGACGCTCTTTAAAGGGATCTATTTATGGAG GCTGGAAAGGCAGAGATGGTGCCTCTAAACTGGTTTCTGATTATATGGCAAAGAAGATTAACCTAGATGCACTAATTACCCATTCTCTGAATTTTGACAAAATCAATGAAGCAGTTGAATtaatgaaaactggaaaatg tgTCCGCTGTGTCCTGTTACTTTAA